In the Streptomyces coeruleoprunus genome, GTAGACGACCGCCGCCGTGATCAGGAAGCTGAGCGTCGCGCTGAGCACCGAACCCCACAGGATCGCGATACCGCTCGTGACCTCCCCGCCCTGCACCACGCACGGGCCCTTCAGGCAGGACTGGTAGCTGTCCGGTCCTTGGTGCCGAAGGCGCCGACGACCGGGTTGATCACGCCCTTCACCAGGGCGTTGACGATGTTGGTGAACGCGGCGCCGATGACGACCGCGACCGCCAGATCGATCACGTTCCCGCGCATCAGGAATGCCTTGAAGCCCTCCAGCAGGCTCGTCCTGTTCTCCTGGCTCACCACGGTGCCTTTCGTCGTACGTGCGGTTGGCGGAGCCATTAGGCCGTGCGCGGTGCATAACCGTCCAATCCGTACACACGGACCGGTGACGTGACTGACCGTTCGTGCGAGTCATCGCAGGGTCACCACCAGAGGCGAGGAGGCGCCCGCACCGGCCAGCCTGGTGGCCGCGGCCCGCGGCACCGCCAGAACGACCAGCGCCCCGTCGCCGTCGTCCGTACGCGGCACGTCCGTCACCCGCACGCCGGTCGCCACCACCCGGGCCTCCGGCGCCCCGTCCTCCGTCGCGCCCGCCCGTAGGGGAGGCGCGGCGATCACGTCGATCCGGTCCCCCGGCCGCAGCAGCCGGACCGTCGCGGCGTCCGCGATCCGCACCGGCGCCGACACCAGCTCGACCGGTTTCACGGTCACCGTACGAGGAGGCGCGGTCCTGGGCGGCCCCGCGGCCGCGGGCTCCCGGAATCCCGAGGCGGCCAGCGCCGCGGCCGCCATCGCGAGCCCCGCGGCCATCGCCCGTCGACGGCGCCGCACCGCCCGCCGTAACCCGAACCGTCCGCCGCGCACGCGCAACGGCGCGAACTGCGGCACCGAGCAGGTCTCGGGAATGCACGCGGATGAAGGAGGAGAAGTGGAGGAAAGGGAAGAAAGGGCAGAAGGAGAAGCAGGGGAAGAGGCGGAAAGAGAGGCAGAGGAAGGAAAAGGGGACGTTGAAGAAACGCGGGACACCACGGCACCCACCGCCTGTTCGTGAGAAGCGTCGCCGGCCGTCCGCCGACGCCCCTCACCATCCCGCGTTCCGCGCGTCCCCGCTCAGGCCTGTGGACAGCGCGTCCCCCTGGGGACAAGTCCCTCACCCGCCGGGGACCCCGAAGGGCCCCGAGGCCTACGGCAGCTCGATCCCCAGGTCCCACCCGTCGTGCGCGTGCGTGCACAGGCAGGACCGGCTGTCCGTCTCCGGCAGCGCCGCGACCGCGTCGAACAGCACCTCGCGCAGCCGCCCGACGTTCTCGCCGAACACCCGCAGCACCTCCGTGTGCGAGACGCCCTCGCCCGTCTCCGCGCCCGCGTCCAGGTCCGTGACCAGCGCCATCGACGTGTAGCAGAGGCCCAGCTCCCGGGCGAGCACCGCCTCGGGGTGGCCCGTCATGCCGACCACGGACCAGCCCATCGCCGCATGCCACCGCGACTCGGCCCGGGTGGAGAAACGGGGGCCCTCGACGACGACCATCGTGCCGCCGTCGACCGCCGCCCAGCCCCGACCGTGCGCCGCGGCGAGGGCCACCTTGCGGCCGTCGGGGCAGTACGGGTCGGCGAAGGTCGTGTGGACGACGTTCGGCACCGTCCCGTCCGGCAGGGGCTCCCCGTCGAAGAACGTCTGCGTCCGCGACTTCGTCCGGTCCACGAGCTGGTCCGGCACGAGGAGCGTGCCCGGCCCGTATTCGGCGCGCAGCCCGCCGACCGCGCACGGCCCCAGCACCTGCCGCACGCCGACCGAACGCAGCGCCCACAGATTGGCCCGGTAGTTGATGCGGTGCGGGGGCAGCCGGTGGTCGCGGCCGTGCCGGGGGAGGAAGACGACCCTCCGCCCGGCCAGCTCGCCGAAGAACAGGGAGTCGCTGGGGCTGCCGTACGGGGTGGCCACCTCGACCTCGGTCACGTCCTCCAGGAAGGAGTAGAAGCCGGAGCCACCGATCACACCGATCTCTGCGTTCGCCATGCGGTCACCCTAAACGGGTGAGCGGGTACGCCGATATGCCGAATGCGAGGAAGGTCCTGAATACGACGAGGGTCCCGCCGTACGGAACGGCGGGACCCTGAGTCGTCGGTGCGCCCCTGGGAGGGGCGGAGGCGTGCCGTCAGGCGGCGGAGCCGGTGCTGCTGGAGCTGCTCGACGCCGCGGGCTTCGCGTCCGAGGACGAGGAGGATGCGGACGACGAGGACGACGCAGACGACGACGCGGACGAAGAGGACTTCGACGCCGGCGAGCTGCTGGACGACGCGCCACGGCTGTCGTTGCGGTAGAAGCCGGAGCCCTTGAAGACGATGCCGACCGCCGAGAACACCTTCTTCAGGCGTCCCTTGCAGCTCGGGCACTCGGTCAGTGCGTCATCGGTGAACTTCTGCACCGCCTCGAGGCCCTCGCCGCACTCGGTGCACTGGTACTGGTAGGTCGGCACTTGTCTTCCTCCTGGCACTCTGACTCAGTGAGTGCTAACGACGATCCATAGTGACGTATTCCGCTGCGTCAGTCCACCGCCACCGGCACGCGGTGACCGACACCACGTGCGACGGTCCGGCTCGCGGGCCGCGCCGTCAGCCGCGACCGCAGGGCCACCAGGGTGGTCAGCGCCAGGGCGGTTCCGGCCAGCGGCACCAGGAACCCGGCGGCCGAGCCGTACCCGTCCGCGAGGCGCCCGGCGACCGTCACGGCCGCCGCCTGGCCCAGCGCGACGGCACCGGTCAGCCAGGTGAACGCCTCGGTGCGGGACGACGCGGGCACCAGGGAATCGACCAGCGTGTAGCCGCTGATCAGGGCGGGCGCGATGGACAGGCCGACGACCAGGCCGAGCGCGCCGAGCAGGGCCACGGAGTGCGCGGACCACAGCAGCGAGGCGGCCACGGTGAGGGCCGCGTACCCGATGATCAGGCGGCGCCGCGGGCCGGTCTTCCAGGCGATGGCGCCGACGGCGATGCCGGCGAGCATGTTGCCGGCGGCGAAGAGCCCGTACAGCAGGCCGTTCACGCCGGGGTTGCCGATCTCCTCGGTGAACGCGGTGAGCGAGACCTGCATGCCGCCGAAGACGGAGCCGATGCCGAGGAACGCGACGGCCAGGACGCGGACGCCCGGGACGGACAGCGCCGAGGTGCGCGCCCGCTCGCCACCGGCCGGGGCGGCGCCCGCCGCGTGCGGGCCGTGGGCGGGCTGGGTGCGCTTCTGGGCGGCGAACAGCAGGCCGCCGGCCAGGGTGAGCGCGGCCTCGGCGACCAGGCCGGCCGCCGGGTGCACACCGGTGCACAGGGCGGTGGCGAGGACGGGACCGACGACGAAGGTGAACTCGTCCGTGACGGACTCGAAGGCCGCCGCCGTCGACATCAGGGGCGAGCCGTCCAGCCGGGCGGCCCAGCGGGCCCGCACCATGGGCCCGACCTGCGGGACGGAGGCGCCGGTCGGCACCGCGGCGGCGAACAGCGCCCACAGGGGCGCGTCGGCGAGGGCGAGCGCGATCAGGACGGCGCCGGACGCGGCGTGGACGAGCACGCCGGGGACGAGGACGGCGCGCTGGCCGAAGCGGTCCGCGAGCTTGCCGCTCTGCGGCGCGAACAGAGCCATGGAGACACCGGTGACCGCGGCGACGGCGCCGGCGGTCCCGTACGAACCGGTGGTGTGCTGGACGAGCAGGACGATGCCGATGGTGAGCATCGCGAACGGCTGTCGTGCCGCGAAGCCGGGCAGCAGGAACGACCATGCGCCGGGTGTGCGCAGGAGCTGCCCGTATCCAGGACGCTTCACAGCGTCAGAGGTGACCGTGGATGCCACGGCCCGTGCCTTTCTGCCGCCTGGTAGCGCTCCCCTGGGTGTCGGGAGCCGCCGAGAGCTGTCCTCTTGCGCGGAAGCGCGGTAGATACCGGCCCCGGAGCGGGGGTCTCGGCCGCCATACGGTCGCGCCAGCCCTGCATCAGGCAGAGTTGGTCGATCAGTGTGCCTTCATGGTACAGGGGAACGGTGGAGTGTCGCCTGTGAAATCGGCGACTCACCCCACCGCCCACCTGTGAAAAGTCCGTACCAGGGCCGGACGAGCCCCCGGACGAGCGCCTGTGGAGGTCCGGGCTACCCCGTCCCCAGCCACCCCGCCAGCTTGCCGCCCTGCCCCACCGCGCGCAGTCGGCGCTCCGCCGCGTCGCGGACCGGATCCGTCGCGACGACCAGCAGTTCGTCGCCGCGCCGCAGCACGGTCGTCGGGGAGGGTACGAAGCTCTTGCCGTCCCGTACGACGAGGGTGACCGCCGCGCCGGGCGGGAGGCGCAGCTCGGCGACCTCCACGCCGTGCATCTTCGACCGCTCCGGGATGGACACGGACAGCAGGTGTCCGCGCAGCCGCTCCAGGGGTGCCGACTCCACGCCCAGGTCGGTCGCCCCGTCGGCGTCGCCGAGCCGCAGCGCCTTCGCCAGCCACGGCAGGGTCGGGCCCTGGACCAGCGTGTAGACGACGACCAGTACGAAGACGATGTTGAAGACCTTCCGGCTGCCCTCGATGCCGGACACCATCGGGATGGTCGCCAGGATGATGGGCACGGCGCCGCGCAGCCCGGCCCAGGACATCAGGGCCTGCTCCTGCCAGGGGATGCGGAACGGCAGGAGGCTCAGTAGGACGGACACCGGCCGTGCCACCGTCGTCAAGACGAGCCCGATCATCACCGCGGGCCAGAAGTCGTCGAGCAGCTCGTGCGGCGACACCAGCAGTCCGAGCAGCACGAACATGCCGATCTGGGCGATCCAGCCCAGGCCCTCGGCGAAGCCCCGGTTGGCGGGCTGGTGCGGCAGCTTGGCGTTGCCCAGGATGACGGAGGCCAGGTAGACGGCGAGGAAGCCGCTGCCGTGCACCATGGCGCCGGCCGCGTACGCGACGACGGCGATGGCCATGACGGCGATCGGGTAGAGGCCGGAGGCGGGCAGGGCGACCCGCCGCAGCCCGTACGAGCCGAGGAAGCCGACCGCCAGGCCGACGGCCGCGCCGATGGCCAGCTCCAGCGCGATCGTGCCCACCAGGACGTACCAGGTGTCGACGGGACCGGCCGTCGAGAAGGCGACGACCAGGATCACGACGGGGGCGTCGTTGAACCCCGACTCGGCCTCCAGGGCGCCCGTCACCCGCGCGGGCAGGGGCACCTTGCGCAGCACGGAGAAGACGGCCGCCGCGTCCGTCGAGGAGACGACGGCGCCGATGATCAGCGCCTGGCGCCACTCCAGGTCCACCAGGTAGTGCGCGGCCGAGGCCGTGATGCCCACGCTCACCGCGGTACCGAGGGTCGCGAGGACGGCCGCCGCCGGCAACGCGGGCCTGATCTCCTTCCACTTCGTGCCCAGACCGCCTTCGGCGAGGATCACCACGAGGGCCCCGTAGCCGATGACCTGGGTCAGTTCGGCGTTGTCGAAGGCGACGTTGCCGATGCCGTCCTGGCCCATCGCGACGCCGATGCCGAGGTAGAGCAGCAGGCTGGGCAGCCCGCTGCGGGACGACAGGCGCACCGCGACGACCGCGACGAGCAGCACGAGCGAGCCGATGAGCAGGAGTTCGTTGAGCCGGTGGACAGTCAGGGGCCGATCCTTCCGCGTGGTGCGTATTGCCTGGTTCTGCGTGTTCTCCGGGGTCCGTTGGCCGATTGTCGGCATATGGCCGGAACTGGCTGTTCAGTTGGATACCGGGCACCTTGGCCGAAAGTCGAGCCCTCGGCTCGTCGCGCCACGCCCCGAACGTACGGATATGTCGGGCTTTCACGTCGATGCGCGCCGATGCGTCGCGATCCACGGCCGTATCCCGCCACCCGGTACTTCGTTACCTTACCTAATCTTTAACGCGTCGTTGACGGGTGGAATGGTTCGCTCCGCACGCCCCTGCCAGGTCTCCTTACTGACACCGCGTCCGGGCCCCCCGGGTGCTGCGCCTATGGTTGCTCCCAGCACTCCTGGACCAAGCCTGCGCCTCGAAGGACAGCGATGCCCGCCAACACCACCGTCTCTTCCCCCAAGAAGAAGGGGCGACGTGCCCGCTTGCTCGTGATCGCCCTGGTGCTGGCGCTCGTCGCGGGCGTCGGCTACGGCGCCTACTGGAGCGTCAGCACGGTCCGGGCGCCCTTCCCCCAGACCACCGGCACGCTCCAGCTCCCCGGCCTGTCCGGGCCCGTCGACGTCAAGCGCGACGCGTACGGCGTCCCGCAGATCTACGCGTCCACCGACGCCGACCTGTTCCGCGCCCAGGGCTACGTCCAGGCGCAGGACCGGTTCTGGGAGATGGACGTGCGCCGCCACACCACGGCCGGCCGCCTCTCCGAGCTGCTGGGCGCCGAGCTGGTCGACAGCGACGCCTTCCTGCGCACCCTGGGCTGGCACCGGGTGGCGAAGGAGGAGTACGACACCAAGCTGTCGGCGGAGACCAAGAAGAACCTCCAGGCCTACACCGAGGGCGTCAACGCGTACCTCAAGGGCAAGGAGCCGCGGGACGTCTCCGTCGAGTACTCGGCGCTGTCCTTCCTCAACGACTACACGATCGAGCCCTGGACGCCGGTCGACTCCGTGGCCTGGCTCAAGGCGATGGCGTGGGACCTGCGCACCAACATGCAGGACGAGATCGACCGCTCGCTGATGCTGAACCGCCTCGACGAGAAGCAGATCAAGGACCTCTACCCGGGGTACCCGTACGACCTCCACCGCCCGATCACGGACACCTTCAAGGCGTCCGCCGGCTCCAAGGGCGACGGTGAGGGCCAGAACGGGGGCGGCCTCGGCGACGACCCGCGGAGCGGCTCCCAGGGCTCCCAGGGCGGCGGAAGCGGCCAGACCGGCGGGAGCGGCCAGAGCGGCCGGAACGCCGGCTTCCAGGCCCAGCTGACCGCTCTCTCCCAGGCGCTGGAGAACGTCCCCGCCCTCCTCGGCCCCGACGGCCACGGCATCGGCTCCAACTCCTGGGTCGTCTCCGGCAAGTACACGACCACGGGCAAGCCGCTCCTCGCCAACGACCCGCACCTCGCCCCGCAGCTGCCCTCGGTCTGGTACCAGATGGGCCTGCACTGCCGGGCGGTCTCCGACAAGTGCCGCTACGACGTGTCCGGCTACACCTTCGCCGGCATGCCCGGCGTGATCATCGGCCACAACCAGGACGTCGCCTGGGGCTTCACCAACCTCGGTGCCGACGTGACCGACCTCTACCTGGAGAAGGTCACCGACCGCGGCTACCTCCGGGGCGCCAAGGAAGTCCCGTTCGAGACCCGCGACGAGGTCATCCGGATCGCCGGCGGCGGCAGCCGCACCATCACCGTCCGTACGACCAACAACGGCCCGCTCATCTCGGACCGCAGCACCGAGCTGGAGAAGGTCGGCCAGAAGGCTCCCGTCACCAACGCCCCCGACCGCGGCGACGGCTACGCGGTGGCGCTGCGCTGGACCGCCCTGGACCCGGGCAGGTCGATGGACGCGGTGTTCAAGCTGAACCGGGCCAAGGACTTCAAGGAGTTCCGCGACGCCGCCCGTGACTTCGAGGTGCCCTCGCAGAACCTGATCTACGCCGACGCCAAGGGCGCCGAGGGCCACATCGGCTACCAGGCCCCCGGCAAGGTCCCGGTCCGCGCCAAGGGCCACGACGGCACCCTGCCCGCTCCCGGCTGGGACCCCGCGTACGACTGGAAGAAGGAGTACGTCCCCTTCGACGAGCTGCCGTACGAGCAGGACCCGAAGCGCGGCTACATCGTGACCGCCAACCAGGCCGTCGTGAACGCCGACACGTACCCCTACCTCCTCACCGAGGACTGGGGCTACGGCTCGCGCAGCCAGCGGATAAACGACCTCATCGAGTCGAAGATCAAGGACGGCGGCAAGATCTCGACCGACGACATGCGCACCATGCAGACGGACAACAGCAGCGAGATCGCCAAGCTGCTGACGCCGCTGCTGCTCAAGATCGACGTCGAGGACCCGTACGTCCGCGAGGCGCAGAAGCTCCTGGAGGGCTGGCACTACACGCAGGAGTCCGACTCGGCGGCCGCCGCGTACTTCAACGCGGTCTGGCGCAACGTCCTCAAGCTGGCCTTCGGCGACAAGCTGCCCAAGGAGCTGCGCGTCAGGGGCGAGTGCCTGAACGTCCGCTCCGCCGACCCCACCGTCCCCGAGGACCAGCGCAACAAGCTGGTGCGCGAGTGCGGTCTGCGCTCCCCCGACAAGGCGCAGCCGGACGGCGGCGACCGCTGGTACGAGGTGGTCCGCCCGCTCCTGAACGACGAGAAGAACGCCTGGTGGCACACGCCGGCGAGCCGTACGGACGCGGCCACCGAGACCCGGGACCAGCTGCTGGCCCGCGCCATGGAGGACGCCCGCTGGGAGCTGACGGCCGAGCTGGGCAAGGACGTCTCCACCTGGAGCTGGGGCCGCCTGCACCAGCTGAACCTGAGGAACCAGACCCTCGGCGTCGAGGGCCCGGGCGTCGTGAAGTTCCTGCTGAACCGCGGCCCGTGGAACCTCTCGGGCGGCGAGGCCGCGGTCAACGCGACCGGCTGGAACGCCGCGGGCGGCTACGAGGTCGTCTGGGTGCCGTCGATGCGGATGGTCGTGAACGTCGGCGACTGGGACAAGTCCCGGTGGATCAACCTCACCGGCGCCTCCGGGCACGCCTACAGCCCGCACTACACCGACCAGACGGAGAAGTGGGCCAAGGGCGAGCTGCTGGACTGGCCCTACAGCGCGAAGGCGGTCGACCTGGCGAAGGCCGACCACCTCGTCCTCAAGCCGTAGGCACCGGGCGGCCGGGCCCCCGACAGGGGGCCCACGCCGCTCTACGCCGTGAAACGGCGGACGCCGTCGGGCGTCACCACCGCGTGCACGGGGTGGTCGTGCGGTTCCTCCGGGACCCGGGCGACCACCTCGTGCGCGTACAGGAGGACCACCAGGGCCGGCTCGGCCCCGGCCCGCGCCAGCCGGGCCAGCACGCGGTCGTACGAGCCGCCGCCCCGCCCCAGCCGCATGCCGCGCTCGTCCACCGCGAGGCCCGGCAGCAGCACCGCGCGGGCCTCCAGGACGGCGTCCGGGCCGAGCCGCGGGCCCGTGGGCTCCAGCAGGCCCAGCCGGGCCCGCCCCAGGGCGCCCGCGCCCTCGTACACGCCCCAGTCCAGGTCGTTGTCGTCCATCAGGACCGGCAGCAGCACCCGGACGCCACGCGCGCGCAGGGCGTCCAGCAGCGCGCGCGTGCCCGGTTCGCGGCCCACGGACACATAGGCCGCCACCGTGTCCGCCTCCGCCAGCTCGGGCAGCTTCAGCGCCTCCTGGGCCAGAACCGCGGCCGCCCGCTGGACGTCCTCAGTGGTCAGGAGGGTCCGAGCGGCCAGCAGTTGGCGGCGCAGCCCCGCCTTGTCCGGCACCCCACCGTCCGCGCCCTCCGGCACGTCACCGCTCACGGTCACCTCACGAACCTCTCGTATGCGTATATATGAGGAGCAACTTAACCGGATCCTCATCTTCCACCCATACCGAACGGATAGGGTGCTGGGCATGACTCAGTCGCACCCCAGGATCAGCAAGGCTGTCATCCCAGCCGCAGGACTCGGCACCCGGTTCCTGCCTGCCACGAAAGCCACTCCCAAGGAGATGCTGCCTGTCGTCGACAAGCCCGCCATCCAGTACGTGGTCGAGGAGGCGGTGGACGCCGGACTCCACGACGTGCTGATGATCACCGGGCGGAACAAGCGGCCCCTGGAGGACCACTTCGACCGCAACTACGAGCTGGAGGAAGCCCTCTTCCGCAAGGGGGACCGGGAGCGGCTGGGCAAGGTCAAGGAGTCCAACGACCTGGCGACCATGCACTACGTGCGCCAGGGCGACCCGCGCGGCCTCGGCCACGCCGTGCTGTGCGCCGCCCCGCACGTGGGCGACCAGCCGTTCGCGGTCCTCCTCGGCGACGACCTGATCGACCCGCGCGACCCGCTGCTCTCCCGCATGGTCGAGATCCAGGAGCGCGAGGGCGGCAGCGTGATCGCCCTCATGGAGGTCGACCACTCACAGATCCACCTCTACGGCTGCGCGGCGGTGGAGCCGACCGCCGAGTCCGACGTGGTCCGGGTGACCGACCTGGTCGAGAAGCCCGACCCGTCGGAGGCGCCCAGCAACTACGCGATCATCGGCCGGTACGTCCTGGACCCGGCGATCTTCGGGATACTGCGGGAGACGGAGCCGGGCCGGGGCAACGAGATCCAGCTCACCGACGCCATCCAGAAGCTCGCCATGGACGAGAAGGTGGGCGGCCCGGTGCACGGAGTCGTCTTCAAGGGCCGCCGCTACGACACCGGGGACCGTGGCGACTATCTCCGGGCGATTGTCAGACTCGCGTGCGAACGTGAAGATCTGGGACCGGAGTTCCGGTCCTGGCTCCGCCGTTACGTCACCGAGGAGATGTAGACCTTGAGCCCCGTGAGCGCCGCGAGCCCCGCACCCGCGATCCGGTCCGTCGACGAGCACCTGGAGGACGTGCTCGCCGCCGTCCACCCGCTCGACCCGATCGAGCTGCAACTGCCCGACGCCCAGGGCTGTGTCCTGGTCGAGGACGTCACGGTGCCGGTGGCCCTGCCGCCCTTCGACAACAGCTCCATGGACGGGTACGCGGTGCGGATCGCCGACGTCACGGGCGCCTCGGAGGAGTTTCCCGCGGTCCTCACCGTCATCGGCGACGTGGCCGCCGGCAGTGAGGGCCTGCCCACGGTGGGCCCGGGCGAGGCCGCGCGCATCATGACCGGCGCCCCGCTCCCGCCCGGCGCCGAGGCGGTCGTCCCCGTCGAGTGGACCGACGGCGGTACGGGCGGGGGAGCGGCCACCACGATGCGCGCCGCGAGCGCCGCCCCCGAGGGCGCCACGGGCGAGGTGCGCGTCCACCGCCCGGTCGAGGCCCGCGCCCATGTCCGCGCCCGGGGCAGCGACGTCCAGGCCGGCGACCTGGCCCTCGAGGCGGGCACGGTGCTCGGGCCGGCGCAGATCGGCCTGCTGGCCGCCATCGGCCGGGGCACGGTCCGGGTGCGGCCCCGCCCGCGCGTGGTCGTCCTGTCCACGGGCAGCGAGCTGGTACAGCCCGGCGAGGAGCTGGGCCCCGGCCAGATCTACGACTCCAACAGCTTCGCGCTGGCCGCCGCCGCCCGGGACGCCGGCGCCATCGCCTACCGGGTGGGCGCGGTCACCGACGACGCGGACACGCTGCGGGCCACGATCGAGGACCAGCTGGTCCGCGCCGACCTGCTGGTCACCACGGGCGGCGTCAGCGTCGGGGCGTACGACGTCGTCAAGGAGGCCCTGTCCTCGGTGGGCGACGCGGACGAGCCGGGCGGCGGCGTCGAGTTCCACAAGCTGGCCATGCAGCCGGGCAAGCCCCAGGGCTTCGGCTCCATCGGCCCGGACCACACACCGCTGCTGGCCCTGCCCGGCAACCCGGTCTCGTCGTACGTGTCGTTCGAGCTGTTCGTGCGGCCCGCGATCCGCGCCCTGATGGGCCTGAAGGACCTCCACCGGCCCCGCGTGCGGGCCGTGCTCACGGCCGACAAGCCGCTGTCGTCGCCCGCGGGGAAGCGCCAGTTCCTCCGGGGGACGTACGACGCCGAGGCGGGTAGCGTCACTCCTGTGGGCGGGGCCGGCTCCCACCTGATCGCCGCTCTCGCGCACGCGGACGCGCTGCTCGTCGTCCCGGAGGACACCACCGTGGTGGAGCCGGGCAGCGACGTCGAGGTGATGCTCCTCGGCTGAGCCGGCGGCCTCCCGCGAGGCCCCGGCCCCGGGCTCGTCCAGGGGGCACCCCCATGGCGGGCCGCCGTGGCGGTACGGTGTCTGCCGCCGTGCCGACAACCGGCGCCAGATCGCGAGGCGGAGTGCAGTGAGTACGCAAGGCAGCCTGACCCACATCGACGAGGCGGGGGCCGCCCGCATGGTGGACGTCTCCGGCAAGGACGTCACCGCCCGCACCGCCCGCGCCAGCGGCCGCGTCCTGGTCTCGCCGCGCGTGGTGGAACTGCTGCGCGGCGAGGGCGTCCCCAAGGGCGACGCCCTCGCCACCGCGCGCATCGCCGGCATCATGGGCGCCAAGCGCACCCCCGACCTGATCCCGCTGTGCCACCCGCTCGCCGTCTCCGGCGTGAAGCTGGACCTGACGGTGGCCGACGACGCCGTGGAGATCACCGCCACCGTGAAGACCACGGACCGCACCGGCGTCGAGATGGAGGCGCTGACCGCGGTCTCCGTGGCGGCGCTCACCGTCGTCGACATGGTCAAAGCCGTCGACAAGGCCGCCGTGATCACCGACGTGCGGGTGGAGGAGAAGACCGGCGGCAAGTCCGGCGACTGGAGCCGGTCGTGACGTACCGCGCGCTCGTCGTCACCGCGTCCAACCGCGCCGCCGCCGGGGTGTACGAGGACAAGGGCGGGCCGATACTCGCCGAGGGTCTCGCGGCCATGGGCTTCACGGTCGACGGCCCCCAGGTCGTCCCCGACGGCGAGCCCGTGGAGGCGGCGCTGCGCGCCGGGGTGGCCGCGGCGTACGACGTCATCCTCACCACCGGCGGCACCGGCATCTCCCCGACCGACGCCACCCCGGAGGCCACCCGCCGCGTCCTCGACCACGAGGTGCCCGGGATCCCCGAGGCGATCCGCGCGTACGGCCGTGACAAGGTCCCGACCGCCGCGCTGTCCCGCGGCCTCGCCGGCGTCGCGGGCCGCACCCTGATCGTCAACCTGCCGGGCTCGACCGGCGGCGTACGCGACGGCCTCGCCGTCCTGGAGAGGCTGCTCGTCCACGCCGTGGACCAGCTGCGCGGCGGCGACCATCCGAGACCGGCGTCATGAACCCCGCCTGGCCCGTGATCCTCGCGGACGGCGACGTGCTGCTCCGCCCGATAAAGGCGCGCGACCACCAGGCCTGGCGCGAGGTGAACCGGCGCAACCGCGACTGGCTGCGCCCCTGGGAGGCGACGGTCCCGCCGCCCGCCCCCGGCGCCCCGCTCGTCCAGCGCCCCACGTACCGGCAGATGGTCCGCCACCTGCGCGCCGAGGCCAACGCGGGCCGGATGCTGCCGTTCGTCATCGAGTACCGGGGGCGGCTGGTCGGCCAGCTGACCGTCGCCGGCATCACCTGGGGCTCGATGTGCTCCGGCCACATCGGCTACTGGGTGGACCAGGACGTCGCGGGCCGCGGCGTGATGCCCACGGCGGTCGCCCTCGCGGTCGACCACTGCTTCCGCTCGGTCGGACTGCACCGCATCGAGGTGTGCATTCGCCCCGAGAACGGCCCCAGCCGGCGGGTCGTGGAGAAATTGGGATTCCGCGAGGAGGGGCTGCGTCCGCGCTACCTCCATATCGACGGCGCGTGGCGCGACCACCTGGTGTTCGCGCTGACCGCCGAGGAGGTGCCGGAAGGGCTCGTGCGCCGCTGGCACCAGGCACGACCCGAACACCCCGCAAAATAAATCACCTGTTCGAATTGTGTGCCCGGCGACCACAATCGATCGGAACAATCACAAAAAAGTTCAGTGATATCAGCCAGATCGTGCGACACACCGGCCCAATTGGCCGATGGCCTCACGCGAACACCTCTACCGTGTGAGGCGTGAGCAGCAGCGGCCTCATCTACGCAGTCATTGTCGGAGCTTGGGCCGCCTACCTGGTGCCGATGTGGCTTCGCAGGCAGGACGAGCTGAACGAGGCTCGACCGACGGAACGCTTCAGCACCGCCATCCGGCTCCTGTCCGGACGAGCGGGGATGGAGCGCCGGTACGCCAAGGAGCTGCGCCAGCGAGGCGCCGAGGGGCGGGACCCCGACGTGGACCCGGACGCCGAGACCGAGCACC is a window encoding:
- the moaC gene encoding cyclic pyranopterin monophosphate synthase MoaC gives rise to the protein MVDVSGKDVTARTARASGRVLVSPRVVELLRGEGVPKGDALATARIAGIMGAKRTPDLIPLCHPLAVSGVKLDLTVADDAVEITATVKTTDRTGVEMEALTAVSVAALTVVDMVKAVDKAAVITDVRVEEKTGGKSGDWSRS
- a CDS encoding MogA/MoaB family molybdenum cofactor biosynthesis protein codes for the protein MTYRALVVTASNRAAAGVYEDKGGPILAEGLAAMGFTVDGPQVVPDGEPVEAALRAGVAAAYDVILTTGGTGISPTDATPEATRRVLDHEVPGIPEAIRAYGRDKVPTAALSRGLAGVAGRTLIVNLPGSTGGVRDGLAVLERLLVHAVDQLRGGDHPRPAS
- a CDS encoding GNAT family protein gives rise to the protein MNPAWPVILADGDVLLRPIKARDHQAWREVNRRNRDWLRPWEATVPPPAPGAPLVQRPTYRQMVRHLRAEANAGRMLPFVIEYRGRLVGQLTVAGITWGSMCSGHIGYWVDQDVAGRGVMPTAVALAVDHCFRSVGLHRIEVCIRPENGPSRRVVEKLGFREEGLRPRYLHIDGAWRDHLVFALTAEEVPEGLVRRWHQARPEHPAK